ATGGCGTCGCCTGCCATGGCGCGGCCGAATTCTTCATCGGTAATTCCTTTTGCATCCGCCTCGGGCTTGCAGACCGCAAAAAGCACATCGACCAGAAGAACGGGATCAGCCGCAAGACGTTCCAGCAGTCCGACGTTCGGAGTTTTCCCGCTCTCCATGGTGATGATGTTTGCCAGATCCACACCGCAGAGGGCGCGTACCCGTTTGATCGTGCCGACCGTGACCGAGAGCGTCCAGGTTCGGCCGGTATTGTCTGTGAAAGTTTTCATGTGTCAGTTGCTCCTTGGATGATTGATTGCCTGCATACGGGGAAACGGATGCTCTTATCCGCCGACACCGCCTCCGCTTCCCTTGGTCCACTGGGGCGCACGTTCCGAGGCGGTCGGTTTGGCGGTGACGCTCACAGCAAGCGCTTCCTCCAGAGGCTGTTCAATCGAAAATCCGGTGATGGAGAAGTCCGCGTCAAGACCGGTTCCGTTGCCGTCCGTGACAAACAACGCCATCGGTGTGTTGTTGAAGTAGGCGTCGGCAAAGGCGTTGTAGTCCTCATCCTCCGTGTCGTAGAGGATTTGAAATTCCAGCGACGCCTCTTTCAAAGTCGCGACCGACGCCCGCCACCCCTTCGTGGCCCGCGTCGTGACGTCGGCGTCGCCTGACTCAAGATTCAAGGTCAAATCCTTGACGTTTTTGACCTCGGTAGAGCCGGTCGAACCGGCGGGGCCGCGCATCAGAACTGCATCAAGGCCCAGTACAATAGCCATAAAAAATCTCCTCTTTATTTTTTGACAGAATTTTCCCAGAGTGCCGGGAGTTTCGGAAGCGTCTTTTCCAGAGTCGGCCCCATCAGCGGCCGTTTGGGATAGCGCCGTTTGCGGTAAATTCCACCGAATTCATGCGCAGTCATCGCTGTTCCGATGAAGGATTCCGCCGGTCCGATCACAACGGACTGGCGCTGTTTTTCCACACCGAACAGC
The window above is part of the Victivallis lenta genome. Proteins encoded here:
- a CDS encoding phage tail tube protein — protein: MAIVLGLDAVLMRGPAGSTGSTEVKNVKDLTLNLESGDADVTTRATKGWRASVATLKEASLEFQILYDTEDEDYNAFADAYFNNTPMALFVTDGNGTGLDADFSITGFSIEQPLEEALAVSVTAKPTASERAPQWTKGSGGGVGG